GCGGAAACATTTGTGGCCAACATTTGGCATCTATAGCCAAAAACGCCTTGCAACACATAGCTCCAACATTATCAAACTTCCCTGTGAGAAGCGATTTGTGGATTTCAGTTACGCAACCTTGAACGCTGACGAGTGATGACAAACATTTTGTGAGATCGACCGGAGAACCAGGAAACACAGGAAACTTGAGTGTTGTGTGTGATGGTGTAGCTCCGCTGATGCGTGAACAACCATCCTTGATAAGAGGAGGGAACAATGGGTTCAGAGGAAACATTGTTGGCCAACATTTTGCATCAACATCCGTAAAAGCCTTGCAGCAAGCTGGTCCAACGTTTTCAAACTTACCCGTTACAACAGATTTGTAGATTTCCGTTACGCAACCTTGAATGCTGGTAAGTGATGACCAACACTTTGTGATATCGATGGGAGAACCAGGAATGGAAGGAAATCGAGGTGTGGTTTGGACTTCGGCTAGCCCCGGCCTCATAAGAATAGTGGCAATGACTAGAACCATGGAAAAGATAATTTCAATCTTACCTTCCATTGCACCTGTTGTttccttatatttttatttataatattaaggATATATAGTGAATTGCTTGATTAGATGATTTTGGTGGGACAAGAAACTAACAATTTATAGGCTATCTCAACTTGAACGTAGTTTGTAGGTAAATTCACCAGGAGAGTTACATTCGTCTGTGACTGTTATGACAATTAATCTTTGAATTGAAAACATGGAGGTGTTACACTTTACAAACCGACTCACTCAAATTGCATATACGTTTTT
The window above is part of the Brassica napus cultivar Da-Ae chromosome C3, Da-Ae, whole genome shotgun sequence genome. Proteins encoded here:
- the LOC106386817 gene encoding uncharacterized protein LOC106386817, whose amino-acid sequence is MEGKIEIIFSMVLVIATILMRPGLAEVQTTPRFPSIPGSPIDITKCWSSLTSIQGCVTEIYKSVVTGKFENVGPACCKAFTDVDAKCWPTMFPLNPLFPPLIKDGCSRISGATPSHTTLKFPVFPGSPVDLTKCLSSLVSVQGCVTEIHKSLLTGKFDNVGAMCCKAFLAIDAKCWPQMFPLNPFFPPLLKDGCSRIAVAPTHK